The sequence below is a genomic window from Macrotis lagotis isolate mMagLag1 chromosome 7, bilby.v1.9.chrom.fasta, whole genome shotgun sequence.
tcaaatcATATTCCACAATGGTCAGCTTATCTCAAAGAGTATGGAATAATGGCAAAGCTTAAAATAATTTCAACTATTTTGGACAAAATGAAAAGGACAAAGAcgactattattttaaaatataaagatcaTCTTCTAAAACCTACAGAATGTTAgctaataaaaacaatgaaatgacAAGTGCTATTTTGACACTTTTGTCACTTGTCCCTGATTTATAGCTTGGCTCAAAAATATACCACAGATTATTCTTCTTTCTGTAACATATGCTCACATATTATGTTTCTACTCTgacaatgaaaggaaaacaaCACAGCTAAATATTGTATGAGTTTATAGCCTTGAGATTGTTCCACAACTAACCTGCCTCAGAAACGTTGAATACTGATTGATCATTAATAATAGATGGCACTGATGACTGTGGTGATCCAGGGGTTAATTCTGAGTCACCTGCTTGCAGGGTCCCTTCAGCGTCTCTCTCATTGAGATCAGGAAAACTGAAATCTGTTGATGTTTCATTATCATTAAAGCTATCTGTGGTACTTTGACCAGAGCCACTCTCTTCATCACTTGTAAAAATAGACAAAGATTTAGATTCTGAGGTATCAGGAAATTGAGTATAATCAGTCTTAATAGAATTTCCCATTGCTGTTGCATCACTGTGTTTTGGGGATAGCATGTTTATCGATGTGGGCTGTTCATGACTTCTGTCCATTCCAGGACTTAGCTGACTACCTGATACTGAACCTgctgttttcatttcttcttcagatTTCTCCGATGGCAAATATGGGATTAGGTTACTTTCATCCACAAAATTGTTTACTTGAGCATCTGAATCATCTACTACcttttcttgagattctctatATGAGATACATGAGATACAATTTTTTACAGaaataccatcatcatcataatcatcaatTTCATCactatcatcctcatcatcattacCTTGGTCATCACCAACTACAAAATTAGCACTAGAGCTGGTACTCAGGGTTAACCCAGAAGTTGTCTGAGAGGGAACTAATAACCCAGTTAAAGTTTTAGTATTTTCAATGGTAGGAGTGGCAGCTGTAACCGAGATATGTGCATTTGGTAAAGGAAAAGCAATGTGATCAGTATATTTATGTGTATCAGAAGCAACCAGTGTTATAGGAGTTGAAATATCATCAGAAAGAGAACTAATTGTGTTATAGTTAGGAAATTCATCAGAATACATATGCTTGCTCATTTGAGTTTTTGGCAGTATATCAGTGGAGAAATTGGGAGTCACATCTGCAGGTACAACTGTGGGAGGAAAAGTACTGGTAATCCCCACATCAGTAGATTGGAACCAGTCACCATTACTATACAATGAAGGTTCAACTCGGTGTGATATTTCACTTTTAAGTAAAATGGCTGTGACATATTCCTCATCTGCATGAGAAATGGTTAAACCTTGAAGCGAAGCAGTGGGTAGGCTAGAGGCAGGTGATAAGACATCAGCAATTGGTACAGAGGTAGAATGCTGCACATTTTTACTTGAAGCAGAATCAGATGCCATTGGATGCAATATTGaagaacaatttttatcaaacatGGGGGTTTCAACCAATATTGAATCACTAGGCATAGCTGGGACAGTTTTAAGCAGAGTACCAACATCAGAGGACTGAAAGGAAGTTTGCAGCAAGGCTTCATTGCTTAAGGAAGAGGTCTCGAAAAACAATGGTTGTGTTGGAGACAACATTTCACTAGAAGCAGCGGCAGAGAAAGCTTGCTCTGAGATTGCACTAAACATAAGCAAAGTGTCACCAAAAGCTGAAGATGTAGCATGCAAAGGTTGAACTGAAAAGTGATTTTCGGAAACTGGACTAATTTCAGGACCAATAGCTTTAGGAGTGGGAAGAGCAAGAGACACCGAAAGGACTCTCTCTGTTCTAGAAACAGGAACTGAAGTTTCCTGTAAAGATACATTTGGTTTAATTACATCGTCACTAGATGTTGGGAGTTCAGGAATTGCTGGACTTTCAGAATGGTAggtcatttcattaaaaaaggaaatctgCTGTACTGTATCATCTCCATCACTTTTATGAACCAGCTTATTAGCATCACTAAACACAGATGTTGTATATGTAAATTCATCTACAGAAACAGGTGAAGAAATGTTAAGAGCTGTCAAGCCATCTGTGTCAGGCAAAAGGAACTCATTACCAGAGTATTCTCCAGACCAATCCATATCACTAGAAAGAACCTTTGTAGGCTCCTGGAAAGATTCGGTTTGGGCTATAACAGAAGGCTTAAGCATCAGTACTTTGCTATGGCTTCTAAATAAGGAACCCTGATGAATGGAATCATGCACAGATACTGTAGCATCATAGGAAACAGGAAAAGTCTGGAGGGAGCCTCTATCAGACAAAGCATAAGCAAGTTCAGATACTGTAGAAAGTACATGCATCTTTAAATCACTGCTGGATGGCTCAACTTGAGAAAACAGATGTGATTTATTAAGGGCACTCAATTCATTAGCAAGTACAGATGTCTCTGAAGGAGCTTGAGCAGTCTGATGTGGCATCACATCAGAATATTGATCTAGACTGGGCTGTAACAATGAATCAACCTCAGCCACTGGCGAAGAAGCATGCAGGGACATTTTATCACTGGCACCAACTGGAGGAGCTTGTGGAAAGATTTGAGAGACTGTATACAGATGGCGAAACACTTCACTACTGAAGGAAGCAGAGGAATATGGAAGCAAAGGTACATCATCATAGGAAGACAGAGTGGATTCAAATGACACACCAACACTGGGAAATACAGGTGTAGCATGCAAGGTCAGATCACTACCTGAAGCAGCAGGGAGAGTAGTGTCGAACAGCTGATTGTCAGACAACAAAGGGGTGACTAGAGGAAACACTTCACTACTGTAGGAAGGTTGTATCTCACCATTGTATCCCGGTTGAGTTGTCTGAGAGAGTACCTCACTGGCAGCAGAAGCAGATTCACTGTATCCAGAGGTTGGAGAGAAAGAATAAGGTGTTACCTCAGTAGGGAAGTAGGCAAAGGTAGAATAAGGGGGCATTTCTATATCCACAACTGAAGTATCCTGGGACACTAATGGGCCGATGGAAGAGGGAGTTGTAGCTGCTGCTGATTCCTTGTTGACTGTATCAGTAGAACTAGTTTGAGATAATTTCTTATTATCTAAAGTAGCATCAGGACTAGTTGTCAAATCTATAGACCATACATTTCCATCAACAGAAGGACTCTTCAAggattcttcagaatctgatgaatttgAATCTTTAGAAGTATTTTTGGTATATCCTGGTAGAAGAACATCATAGGAAATGATGTATCCATGAGATGTGTTTTCTGATATAAATGGCACAGCTGAAGTTGAAGGAACAGAGCCTGAAGAATCATCCCCACCTGTTTCAAATTGAAAGTTGGTTAATAAACTATCTTCTTCACGACTATCAGTTGATGTTTCTTGGGATTCAGCTATTGAGATATGTGAAGAATCTGAAGTTTCAGAGGAACTAATCTGTGAGAAGTGAAGAGTGGTTTTAGAAGCATCATTTAGAGAAGATGAAGTTGTTTCTAGATCAGTAATATTTTGAGAAATCCAAGAAATATCTTTCTCTTGGGCTGATAATTCAGTTACTGGTTGGTAAGTACTATAAAAGATAACATTATGGACATCCTTCTCTTCAGAGAATTCATTCCCATCTGTTAGATATTGATTGATTTTGGTATCATTGGGTTTTGTCCTCATTTGTTCTCTTTTGAAGTTTGATACAGTAGTGACTTGGGGTTCCATTCTCTTTATTTGACTTGTGGCACTAGCTGTACTTGGATTTATTGTAATTTCTGGTTCTATCTCTTTCTCATCATCTTCtttctataaaaaataattagaaaaatcaaactttaaaaaagaatacctAGGAAATGAGAGAAAGACAGTAAATCAATACTATATCCATATACtttgctataaaatatttatttactatgtGGTTTTAGTTAATCCTTTCATGTTTTTCAACTACTATCATAGTGAGGCCTTGACTTATTAAATTTTACAGAAGGTACCTTAATTGTTGACTTTCTTTCaatggaagaaataattaaattaatttaatgaacACCACAGTTTGAAAGTGAAAAAGATGGTATCTATTTTTATTCACTGAGAGTGTTCTttaataatataaacatttattttgtctcCATGATTTTGTAGTTCATCTGATAACAAGTAAATCAGTAACTCACTGGACCATGAGATGTCAAGTAAACTACTTCTAGACATAATATTGTTATCAATCAATAGTGACTTGTTTTTATGTCAGAATTATGCATTAAATTCAGAAGCTATTAAACAATAACTTTCATCAGAAAGTATTTAAAGCAGttgtatcaaactcaaatagaaatgggggctaCTAAACCATGCATAAGGATCCCTACAGGGTGCATGCATGTTGACtttaaaactacaaattaacattatctatgttctctTACTATGTATTTTGTTGAATATAACTCGCATCATCTGGTAAAGAATTCTTtatttagcatatatatatatatatatatatataatctctatctatcatctatctatctatctatctatctatctatctatctatctatctatctatctatctatatgaggATCCTGAATGCCTAAGCTTAATTCTGTTGTCATCCAAAATCATATGGGTGATTGATGAGGGGGACTTTGCtggaaattaattaaaatgtcCCACAATGTTTTGTGCACACATTGTAAAGTGGATTCCTTATTATAAAGCCAAATGTATACATTccataaattcaaaaataaatcaacatatatttttgtcaCTCAGACTTATGGTATTGAATTTCCATGTCAAAAAATTCATAACACTtgcaattttattatttcaaataattctgaaataaGTGACTTGATCTTATAAATGACAAAGAGTAGTCCTGGTAGCAACAAATTAGTTTCTAATTTGACcaatatatacaaacacaaagaGAGATGCATTCTATTGATAGTGCTGTAGAGCACTGGAGTTGGAGCATGAGGACctaaattcagcttcagatactgcTTTTGAGTCATCAGTCTGTGAAAGGGCAATAATACCCATTTGCACTACCTTCTTTATAAGACATTTAGCTCTAAAACTTTGGGGAACCTTGATGTTTTATGTGAATTTGTTCAAAAAGTAAGTTGTTAACTtaattatcaatatcaatatcaagaTTAATTGTATAGTAAAATAATGttgacaaaattctttttttcctagccaTTTGTGGCAATACTGAAAGACTATTCTAGGGCTTCATTCTATGTACAGAAATGAAATGGGATCTTGGAATTATATGTGCAGAGAATAAGCATTGGTTCAGCCATCCATGTTACTGTCTCATTAAAAGTTCCAAACTGCAAACtttagagaatttcatcaaagaatCAGCCACAGGGTGATTAACTTTTTGACCGAATTTGAAGATGTGGAGGAATTCCAATCTTTATTTGAAACAGAAGTTGCAACACTGATACAATTAAAGATTCTTGAAAAGTTGTAgtaaatgttaaatttaatatcaGCAAGTGCATTGACTATAACTGTGAATCAATATGCCTTTAATTAAGATAGTTGCTCTCTCATATGTACAGCACTCAAACAAAATTTTACTATTGTTCTTGAATCATCTCTCGTAAAACATCATCTATAATTTGATGTATTTTATTGGTGGATAAAAAGGTTTCTTCTTTGTTACTTGTGTAACAAGTTAATGATAGATTCTTTTAGTGAGAATTCTCCAATTTGGCAAATAAAGCCTGGTGCTTGGGGTGAAGTGTTTCTGaatcaaaattaataataaagattTAGAATCTTTGGAGTCATTTAGCTCAACCTtcttccaaaaaacaaaataaaaaattaatgatcCCTTCAATACTATTGATGAATGAATGCTTGTAGCAGGATGTTCTCTCTACCTGCTCTTGCCCATCCTTTAGGTTTCAAATTCACAAAATCTCAGAATCTAAGACTTCAGAGGGTTCAGATGAAGCCATCTAATCCAATTTGTTCTTGAGAAAGAATTCCCTCTCTTTTATAATGGACAAATAGGGGAATCTGGTTATTGCTTAAATACCTCAGTAGGGTAGGTACCCACTCCTTTCCAAGGCAGGCCTGTGAGCTCCACTTTTGCATAACTTTAACCTAAAGATATTTTCCTTATGTTAAGTTTAAATTTATCTCTTCTATAATTTCCACTCAGAAAACCTTGTTCTGCCCTCTAGAAAGAAGCAGAACAATTCTAATGATGTTTCTTTGTGATAGCCTTCAAATAAATGAAGAGAGCTATCATATCCttcttaagtctttttttctcctggcattcatcaatttattttcatattgcaAGGTTCTTATCCATGACTGTTCTCTTCCTGATTTTCTCTAGTTTATTATCTTCTTTCTGAAATATGGTGCCAAGAACTGAACAAAATATACCAAAGGAGACTACAACTTTTTTCTGAGGCCTTCTCAGATTATCCAAGGTAGTAAAGAACTTTTCCCTCTTGGGCCTTATGAAGTATgttgcttccttttttatttattaacctTCTACTAGATTATGACTTTAGTAAGATCAGGGActatcttatttaatcttttttttgttaatcTCATAGAAATCGAGATTTATGTCCAGCAGAGAATATGatatatttttgacttttcttgattTAGAACCAAATACCTATTAATGTAGCCTAAATTTGCATcataataatgatgtttgtccttcatttttgacatcagagaggtgatactatgacaagcacatgaactagatttgagttgGGGGTGTGCTaagtaaccagcctcactttctcctccagaggtatctgggtccagtggccagttatgaattgGGAAGagtggagatggccttggatgtgaggcaatcagggtcaagtgacttgcccaaggtcacatagctagtaagtagcaagtgtctgagactggatttgaatgcccatcctcctgaccccaaggctagtgctctctccactgccccacctaactaCCCATAAGTTCCTTTTGGAAGGCATGTCATTCTATTCAGTTGGAGCTTGTGGTCAATGATGATCCTCAGGTTTTATCACACAAATTGTTGTTGAATGAggtcttttcactttttttttttatgtttttgcaaggcaaatggggttaagtggcttgcccaaggccacacagctaggtaattattaagtgtctgagacaggatttgaacccaggtactcctgactccaaggccagtgctttatccactatgccacctagccgcctcttcactcttttattaatgtaatacaagcagaaaataaaatgtagtaTTTTTCACATCTATTAAACTGATTTTTGATTGTATTGTTCCATAATTCCAACTTGTTGTGATGttaaaatattaattccatcATTCAAAGGATCACTATCCTTCCCAGCTTTGTGTCATTTATAAACTTGCTTGGCATTTGTCATTGACAA
It includes:
- the PTPRZ1 gene encoding receptor-type tyrosine-protein phosphatase zeta isoform X2 yields the protein MHLPKLFLACLQLFCICRLDWAYGYYRQQRKLVEEIGWSYTGTLNQKNWGKKYPTCNGPKQSPINIDEDLTQVNVNLKKLYFQGWNKTSLGDTFIHNTGKTVEINLTNDYRLSGGGIETMFKASKITFHWGKCNMSSDGSEHSLEGEKFPLEMQIYCFDPDQFANFDEAVKGKGKLRVLSVLFEVGVEDNMDYKAIIEGVDNVSRFGKQAALNPFVLLNLLPNSTDKYYTYNGSLTTPPCTESVNWIVFKDPISISESQLAVFCEVLTMQQSGYVMLMDYLQNNFREQQYKFSRQVFSSYTGEEEIHETVCSSEPENIQADPENFTSLLVTWERPRVVYDTMIEKFAVLYQQLEGEDQTKHEFLTDGYQDLGAILNNLLPNTSYVLQIVAVCTNGLYGKYSDQLVIDMPSDDSEIDLPEFIETGELFKKEDDEKEIEPEITINPSTASATSQIKRMEPQVTTVSNFKREQMRTKPNDTKINQYLTDGNEFSEEKDVHNVIFYSTYQPVTELSAQEKDISWISQNITDLETTSSSLNDASKTTLHFSQISSSETSDSSHISIAESQETSTDSREEDSLLTNFQFETGGDDSSGSVPSTSAVPFISENTSHGYIISYDVLLPGYTKNTSKDSNSSDSEESLKSPSVDGNVWSIDLTTSPDATLDNKKLSQTSSTDTVNKESAAATTPSSIGPLVSQDTSVVDIEMPPYSTFAYFPTEVTPYSFSPTSGYSESASAASEVLSQTTQPGYNGEIQPSYSSEVFPLVTPLLSDNQLFDTTLPAASGSDLTLHATPVFPSVGVSFESTLSSYDDVPLLPYSSASFSSEVFRHLYTVSQIFPQAPPVGASDKMSLHASSPVAEVDSLLQPSLDQYSDVMPHQTAQAPSETSVLANELSALNKSHLFSQVEPSSSDLKMHVLSTVSELAYALSDRGSLQTFPVSYDATVSVHDSIHQGSLFRSHSKVLMLKPSVIAQTESFQEPTKVLSSDMDWSGEYSGNEFLLPDTDGLTALNISSPVSVDEFTYTTSVFSDANKLVHKSDGDDTVQQISFFNEMTYHSESPAIPELPTSSDDVIKPNVSLQETSVPVSRTERVLSVSLALPTPKAIGPEISPVSENHFSVQPLHATSSAFGDTLLMFSAISEQAFSAAASSEMLSPTQPLFFETSSLSNEALLQTSFQSSDVGTLLKTVPAMPSDSILVETPMFDKNCSSILHPMASDSASSKNVQHSTSVPIADVLSPASSLPTASLQGLTISHADEEYVTAILLKSEISHRVEPSLYSNGDWFQSTDVGITSTFPPTVVPADVTPNFSTDILPKTQMSKHMYSDEFPNYNTISSLSDDISTPITLVASDTHKYTDHIAFPLPNAHISVTAATPTIENTKTLTGLLVPSQTTSGLTLSTSSSANFVVGDDQGNDDEDDSDEIDDYDDDGISVKNCISCISYRESQEKVVDDSDAQVNNFVDESNLIPYLPSEKSEEEMKTAGSVSGSQLSPGMDRSHEQPTSINMLSPKHSDATAMGNSIKTDYTQFPDTSESKSLSIFTSDEESGSGQSTTDSFNDNETSTDFSFPDLNERDAEGTLQAGDSELTPGSPQSSVPSIINDQSVFNVSEAEASNSSHESRIGLAEGLESEKKTVIPLVIVSALTFICLVVLVGILIYWRKCFQTAHFYLEDSTSPRVISTPPTPIFPISDDIGAIPIKHFPKHVSDLHASNGFSEEFEEVQSCTVDLGITADSSNHPENKNKNRYINIVAYDHSRVKLAQLAEKDGRLTDYINANYVDGYNRPKAYIAAQGPLKSTAEDFWRMIWEHNVEVIVMITNLVEKGRRKCDQYWPVDGSEEYGNFLVTQKSVRVLAYYTVRNFTLRNTKIKKGSQKGRPSGRLVTQYHYTQWPDMGVPEYTLPVLTFVRKASHAKRHAVGPVAVHCSAGVGRTGTYIVLDSMLQQIQHEGTVNIFGFLKHIRSQRNYLVQTEEQYVFIHDALVEAILSKETEVLDSHMHAYVNALLIPGPAGKTRLEKQFKLLSQSNIQQCDYSTALKQCNREKNRTSSIIPVERSRVGISSLTGEGTDYINASYIMGYYQSNEFIITQHPLLHTIKDFWRMIWDHNAQLIVMLPESQNMAEDEFVYWPNKDEPINCESFKVTMISEEHKCLSNEEKLIIQDFILEATQDDYVLEVRHFQCPKWPNPDSSISKTFELISIIKEEASSRDGPMIVHDEHGGVTAGTFCALTTLMHQLEKENSVDVYHVAKMINLMRPGVFTDIEQYQFLYKAILSLVSTRQEENPSTSLDSNGTALPDGNVAESLESLV
- the PTPRZ1 gene encoding receptor-type tyrosine-protein phosphatase zeta isoform X1, producing the protein MHLPKLFLACLQLFCICRLDWAYGYYRQQRKLVEEIGWSYTGTLNQKNWGKKYPTCNGPKQSPINIDEDLTQVNVNLKKLYFQGWNKTSLGDTFIHNTGKTVEINLTNDYRLSGGGIETMFKASKITFHWGKCNMSSDGSEHSLEGEKFPLEMQIYCFDPDQFANFDEAVKGKGKLRVLSVLFEVGVEDNMDYKAIIEGVDNVSRFGKQAALNPFVLLNLLPNSTDKYYTYNGSLTTPPCTESVNWIVFKDPISISESQLAVFCEVLTMQQSGYVMLMDYLQNNFREQQYKFSRQVFSSYTGEEEIHETVCSSEPENIQADPENFTSLLVTWERPRVVYDTMIEKFAVLYQQLEGEDQTKHEFLTDGYQDLGAILNNLLPNTSYVLQIVAVCTNGLYGKYSDQLVIDMPSDDSEIDLPEFIETGELFKKEDDEKEIEPEITINPSTASATSQIKRMEPQVTTVSNFKREQMRTKPNDTKINQYLTDGNEFSEEKDVHNVIFYSTYQPVTELSAQEKDISWISQNITDLETTSSSLNDASKTTLHFSQISSSETSDSSHISIAESQETSTDSREEDSLLTNFQFETGGDDSSGSVPSTSAVPFISENTSHGYIISYDVLLPGYTKNTSKDSNSSDSEESLKSPSVDGNVWSIDLTTSPDATLDNKKLSQTSSTDTVNKESAAATTPSSIGPLVSQDTSVVDIEMPPYSTFAYFPTEVTPYSFSPTSGYSESASAASEVLSQTTQPGYNGEIQPSYSSEVFPLVTPLLSDNQLFDTTLPAASGSDLTLHATPVFPSVGVSFESTLSSYDDVPLLPYSSASFSSEVFRHLYTVSQIFPQAPPVGASDKMSLHASSPVAEVDSLLQPSLDQYSDVMPHQTAQAPSETSVLANELSALNKSHLFSQVEPSSSDLKMHVLSTVSELAYALSDRGSLQTFPVSYDATVSVHDSIHQGSLFRSHSKVLMLKPSVIAQTESFQEPTKVLSSDMDWSGEYSGNEFLLPDTDGLTALNISSPVSVDEFTYTTSVFSDANKLVHKSDGDDTVQQISFFNEMTYHSESPAIPELPTSSDDVIKPNVSLQETSVPVSRTERVLSVSLALPTPKAIGPEISPVSENHFSVQPLHATSSAFGDTLLMFSAISEQAFSAAASSEMLSPTQPLFFETSSLSNEALLQTSFQSSDVGTLLKTVPAMPSDSILVETPMFDKNCSSILHPMASDSASSKNVQHSTSVPIADVLSPASSLPTASLQGLTISHADEEYVTAILLKSEISHRVEPSLYSNGDWFQSTDVGITSTFPPTVVPADVTPNFSTDILPKTQMSKHMYSDEFPNYNTISSLSDDISTPITLVASDTHKYTDHIAFPLPNAHISVTAATPTIENTKTLTGLLVPSQTTSGLTLSTSSSANFVVGDDQGNDDEDDSDEIDDYDDDGISVKNCISCISYRESQEKVVDDSDAQVNNFVDESNLIPYLPSEKSEEEMKTAGSVSGSQLSPGMDRSHEQPTSINMLSPKHSDATAMGNSIKTDYTQFPDTSESKSLSIFTSDEESGSGQSTTDSFNDNETSTDFSFPDLNERDAEGTLQAGDSELTPGSPQSSVPSIINDQSVFNVSEAEASNSSHESRIGLAEGLESEKKTVIPLVIVSALTFICLVVLVGILIYWRKCFQTAHFYLEDSTSPRVISTPPTPIFPISDDIGAIPIKHFPKHVSDLHASNGFSEEFETLKEFYQEVQSCTVDLGITADSSNHPENKNKNRYINIVAYDHSRVKLAQLAEKDGRLTDYINANYVDGYNRPKAYIAAQGPLKSTAEDFWRMIWEHNVEVIVMITNLVEKGRRKCDQYWPVDGSEEYGNFLVTQKSVRVLAYYTVRNFTLRNTKIKKGSQKGRPSGRLVTQYHYTQWPDMGVPEYTLPVLTFVRKASHAKRHAVGPVAVHCSAGVGRTGTYIVLDSMLQQIQHEGTVNIFGFLKHIRSQRNYLVQTEEQYVFIHDALVEAILSKETEVLDSHMHAYVNALLIPGPAGKTRLEKQFKLLSQSNIQQCDYSTALKQCNREKNRTSSIIPVERSRVGISSLTGEGTDYINASYIMGYYQSNEFIITQHPLLHTIKDFWRMIWDHNAQLIVMLPESQNMAEDEFVYWPNKDEPINCESFKVTMISEEHKCLSNEEKLIIQDFILEATQDDYVLEVRHFQCPKWPNPDSSISKTFELISIIKEEASSRDGPMIVHDEHGGVTAGTFCALTTLMHQLEKENSVDVYHVAKMINLMRPGVFTDIEQYQFLYKAILSLVSTRQEENPSTSLDSNGTALPDGNVAESLESLV